The stretch of DNA CGCTTCACTCGCGACTGGAGCCGCGTGCGCTGCCTCGATCCCGCCGCCGACCTGGAAATGCTGGCGGCGCTCGAGGGCGAGGTTCGCAGCCGTCTGGCCGAGGCCGGCGACCGTGCCGAGTTCCTGCGCCGCATCCAGGAGTCGTTCTCCGGCGCCATCCAGCTCTCGCCCACGCGCGCCTGCCTGGCCGAGGAGCCGCAGGCGGAACTCGAGAGCCTGGCCGCGATGTACCTGGAGTCCGCTCGCCGGGCAGGGAAGCGCGCCCTAGCCGGGCGCCAGGCCATCTTCGGCCGCATGCGCGATGCCTTCGAGCAGGCCGGCGTCTGGGCGCTCATGCAGAAGAAGATCGAAGTCGCGAAGTATACGCACAAGGGCGACCCGCTCAAGCTCGACTGCGGCTACAAGCCCAACGGCGTGATCAAGCTCTTCCACGCCGTCTCGCTCGCGAGCGACGTCGACTCCGCCAAGGTCCTGGCCTTCAGCTACCCGCAGATCGCGGACGGCATCCGGCGCGTGGAAAAAGTGAAGAGTTCTCTGACCGCCATCGTGGAAGACAAGCTCGACCGCCAGGACGAAGCCATCGCCTTCGCCCTGGAAACCCTGGAGCGCAGCCACGTCACCGTCGCTGCCCAGGCCGAGTTGCCGCAGCTCGCCGCGGCCGCCCGGCGGGAGCTGAAAGCATGAGTTGGGGCGGTCACCTATTCTTCGTCCTGCTGCTTCTATTGCTCATCGCAGCTCCGGTCGGCCTGATCTGGGCATGGTCGCTAACTGCCGGGATGCGCGGCCGGCGAAAGACTTCAGGTGAGTGGATTAGTCTGGCCGTGCTGATTGCCACCACTGGTCTTGCTGCGCTCTATCTGGGCACCTGTTTCGTTTGGTGGCCCTTGGTAAGAGGAGATGACTGGTC from Terriglobales bacterium encodes:
- a CDS encoding DUF3037 domain-containing protein; this translates as MAERRQLEFFLLRYVPDAVKDEFVNLGVVLLERDGSGFAGVRFTRDWSRVRCLDPAADLEMLAALEGEVRSRLAEAGDRAEFLRRIQESFSGAIQLSPTRACLAEEPQAELESLAAMYLESARRAGKRALAGRQAIFGRMRDAFEQAGVWALMQKKIEVAKYTHKGDPLKLDCGYKPNGVIKLFHAVSLASDVDSAKVLAFSYPQIADGIRRVEKVKSSLTAIVEDKLDRQDEAIAFALETLERSHVTVAAQAELPQLAAAARRELKA